A region from the Pelodiscus sinensis isolate JC-2024 chromosome 11, ASM4963464v1, whole genome shotgun sequence genome encodes:
- the LRTM1 gene encoding leucine-rich repeat and transmembrane domain-containing protein 1 isoform X1, with product MKGDLFLVSSIIVLLHMVCGCPENCLCHQASKTVDCRNQGLVEIPSRLPPETLILQLQNNQIWRINQNAFSETPLLKIVDLSNNSLSNLSSGAFQGLQYIQVLNLTKNLIRYLDNKTFSSLPQLKELDLSFNNILNLPETLGNNTGNITLLSVKYNKLQKLDRILLESLPNLKVVLFKNNPWQCTCHVIGLKLWLESFLYRGGISDGIICSTPENRKGKDLLKVPYEMYGACPPTATHVHPANIHHHNSEHRSSLKHAQHNENEESSHSDCEPKPKPKPVSLRHAIATVVITGVVCGIVCLMMLAAAVYGCAYAAITAKYHRENLAPVTEQGSSEEKEPFDSSLA from the exons ATGAAAG GTGACCTCTTTTTGGTTTCAAGTATTATTGTACTATTGCATATGGTATGTGGATGCCCAGAAAACTGCCTATGCCATCAAGCTTCAAAGACAGTGGATTGCAGGAATCAAGGACTTGTTGAAATTCCCTCACGCTTACCTCCTGAAACTCTGATATTACAGTTGCAGAATAACCAGATTTGGAGAATCAATCAAAATGCATTCAGTGAAACCCCTTTGCTCAAAATTGTAGACTTGTCAAATAATTCTCTTTCAAATTTGTCATCGGGTGCTTTCCAGGGACTACAATACATACAGGTTCTAAACCTAACCAAGAACCTGATTCGCTACTTAGACAACAAGACTTTCAGTTCGCTCCCTCAATTAAAAGAACTGGACCTGTCATTCAACAATATATTAAATTTGCCTGAAACTCTAGGAAATAATACAGGAAACATAACTTTATTGTCGGTTAAGTATAACAAGCTTCAGAAACTGGACAGAATTCTGCTGGAATCCCTTCCAAACCTGAAAGTTGTTCTTTTCAAGAATAATCCCTGGCAATGCACTTGTCATGTCATTGGCCTTAAACTGTGGTTGGAAAGCTTTTTATACAGAG GAGGAATAAGTGACGGCATTATATGCTCAACACCAGAAAATCGGAAGGGAAAGGACCTCCTCAAAGTTCCTTATGAGATGTATGGGGCATGCCCACCTACAGCTACTCATGTTCATCCAGCTAATATTCATCACCATAACTCTGAGCACAGAAGTTCTCTGAAGCATGCTCAGCACAATGAAAATGAAGAGAGTAGCCATTCAGACTGTGAACCTAAACCAAAGCCAAAGCCGGTTAGTTTGCGTCATGCAATTGCCACCGTAGTGATAACTGGAGTTGTCTGTGGAATTGTATGTCTAATGATGTTGGCAGCTGCTGTGTATGGTTGTGCCTACGCTGCAATTACTGCTAAATACCACAGAGAAAACTTGGCCCCAGTAACAGAGCAGGGGAGTTCTGAGGAAAAAGAGCCATTTGATAGTTCCTTGGCTTAA
- the LRTM1 gene encoding leucine-rich repeat and transmembrane domain-containing protein 1 isoform X2: MKGDLFLVSSIIVLLHMVCGCPENCLCHQASKTVDCRNQGLVEIPSRLPPETLILQLQNNQIWRINQNAFSETPLLKIVDLSNNSLSNLSSGAFQGLQYIQVLNLTKNLIRYLDNKTFSSLPQLKELDLSFNNILNLPETLGNNTGNITLLSVKYNKLQKLDRILLESLPNLKVVLFKNNPWQCTCHVIGLKLWLESFLYRGGISDGIICSTPENRKGKDLLKVPYEMYGACPPTATHVHPANIHHHNSEHRSSLKHAQHNENEESSHSDCEPKPKPKPVQHRKTRIRFPPSA, translated from the exons ATGAAAG GTGACCTCTTTTTGGTTTCAAGTATTATTGTACTATTGCATATGGTATGTGGATGCCCAGAAAACTGCCTATGCCATCAAGCTTCAAAGACAGTGGATTGCAGGAATCAAGGACTTGTTGAAATTCCCTCACGCTTACCTCCTGAAACTCTGATATTACAGTTGCAGAATAACCAGATTTGGAGAATCAATCAAAATGCATTCAGTGAAACCCCTTTGCTCAAAATTGTAGACTTGTCAAATAATTCTCTTTCAAATTTGTCATCGGGTGCTTTCCAGGGACTACAATACATACAGGTTCTAAACCTAACCAAGAACCTGATTCGCTACTTAGACAACAAGACTTTCAGTTCGCTCCCTCAATTAAAAGAACTGGACCTGTCATTCAACAATATATTAAATTTGCCTGAAACTCTAGGAAATAATACAGGAAACATAACTTTATTGTCGGTTAAGTATAACAAGCTTCAGAAACTGGACAGAATTCTGCTGGAATCCCTTCCAAACCTGAAAGTTGTTCTTTTCAAGAATAATCCCTGGCAATGCACTTGTCATGTCATTGGCCTTAAACTGTGGTTGGAAAGCTTTTTATACAGAG GAGGAATAAGTGACGGCATTATATGCTCAACACCAGAAAATCGGAAGGGAAAGGACCTCCTCAAAGTTCCTTATGAGATGTATGGGGCATGCCCACCTACAGCTACTCATGTTCATCCAGCTAATATTCATCACCATAACTCTGAGCACAGAAGTTCTCTGAAGCATGCTCAGCACAATGAAAATGAAGAGAGTAGCCATTCAGACTGTGAACCTAAACCAAAGCCAAAGCCG